In Pantoea agglomerans, the genomic stretch TGGCGTGGTATTCAACGAAGAACGCTAACTTAAGCCTGGAGTCGTGAAGATGAAAATCGCTTTTGATGTGGATGTAATCAGGGATATGGGTATTACCCGCATGGTGCATCAGGTGGCCGAATGGGGATACAACTATATCGAGCAGTCGCCCCATCCGCAGATCAACCCTTTCTATAAGCACCCGAAAGCCAGCCGCGAAATTATGCGCGAATATAAAAACGCGCTGAACGCCACCGGCGTGGAGATCTCCTCGTTTATCGTCGTCTATCGCTGGTCCGGCCCGGACGAGCTGCGGCGTCAGGCGGCGGTAAAAAACTGGAAGCGCATGATTGAGATTGCGGTAGAGATGGGCGTGCAGGTGATCAATACCGAGCTTTCCGGCAACCCCAATGAGCCGGAGATCTGCGAAGAGATGTTCTACCGCTCAATGGAGGAGCTGCTGCCCCTGTTCGAGCGCGAGAATATCCGCGTCGAGATCCAGTCGCATCCGTGGGATTTCTGCGAGAACAGCAACGAAACCGCCGATATGGTGAAGTCGTTCCGCAGCGACAACGTGAAATATGTTTACAGCGTGCCGCATACCTTTTTCTACGACAACGGCAAGGGCGACGTCAGGCCGATGCTGGAGTATGCCGGCGAGGATCTCTCCCATGTGCTGATCGCCGATACCATGAACCATACCAAACACTGCCGCTATATCGTTAACCCGCCGGGCGTGGACGCCACTATCCACCAGCACGTCGGCGTCGGCGAAGGCGAGGTCGATTTCGACACGCTGTTCCAGACGCTGCGCGAGATGGACTTCGCCAACCGCACCTATAAAGTGGGCGGCGAATCCATTATCGCCTCTGCGCTGTTCGGCTACCCCGAGAAGATGAAGACGCAGGCGGTAGAGACGCGCGAGCTGATCGAGCGCGAACTGCTGAGCCGATAAGCGGCTATGCCAGTCGCTCGACCTTGACGAAGCGTCCGCTGGTCAGCGACTCGCACGCCGCCTCGGCAATCGCCTGCGCCTGCAGACCATCCATCAGGCCAGGCAGATCCGCCACCGTTTCGCCGCCGAGATGACGCAGGAAGGCGTCAAGCTGAGCGTAGTAGGTGTCGCGCACGCGGCTGAACCAGTCCGGGAAAAGGCCAGGCTGAGTGATGCCGCTTTGCTGATAGAGCGTCGCGCCGCGCATCGCCTGCGGCTCCGACGCCAGCATGCCTTGCGATCCCACCACGCTGATGCGCTCGTCATAGCCGTATCCGGTACGGCGGGTGTTATCGAGCTGTGCCAGCGCGCCGCGTTCCAGCCGCATAATCAGCACCGAGGTATCGACATCACCGAAGTCGCGCAGCGCAGGCTGCGCCAGCGCCGCACCCAGCGCGCCGACGGTATCGACCTCGTCGCCGGTCAGAAAACGCAGCAGATCGAAAAAGTGGATCGCCTGATCGCGCATCTGTCCGCCCGACGCGCGCAGGTAGTCGAGAGAGGGCATCTCAGACGCGCGGCACACCATCTGGATCAGCTCCGGCGCGCCGATTGCGCCCTGCTGAAGCTGCTGCTTCAGCTGCTGGTGGCTGCGGTCGAAGCGGCGGTTAAAGCCGACGGTGACCGGCACCTTCAGCGGCGCGAGGCTCTCCACCACCGCGCGCGCCTTCGCCAGCGACAGATCGATCGGCTTTTCGCAGTAGACCGCCTTGCCAGCCCCTGCCGCCTGCGCCAGAAAATCGGCGTGCGTCGGCGTTGAGCTGGCGATCAGCACCGCATCGATATCGTTGCGATTCAGCGCCTCGCTGACGCGCCCCGCCCGCGTGCCATAGCGCTGCGCCAGCGCCTCGGCGCGCGCCGCGTCGAGGTCGCACACCAGCGCCAGATGCGCGCCCGGATGCGCCGCCAGATTCGCGGCGTGTACCTGACCAATAAAGCCGCTGCCGATCAGGGCAACGCGTTGAGTTACAGGGGACATTTCGATCTCCTCTTCACAGTTCGGGATAGCTGACCTTGTCAAAATAGCCCGTTCTGTCAGGCTGGCTGAATGCAGAAATTGATGGAATTCACTCAGCATGAAGCGAATGACGCTCACTAATCTGGCGCGCGCCGCCGGCGTCGGCGTGGCGACCGTAGACCGGGTGCTTAACGATCGCGGCGGCGTGTCGCCAGCGATGACGAAGAAGGTGCTGGAGGCGGCGCGCGCGGCGGGCCTTAACCGTATTCTGCCGGAAGAGCACCGCCAGCCGTGGCAAATCGAAGTGATCCTCAGCGGCACCGACGCCTTTTTCTTTCGCCAGCTGGCGCAGGATTTCCAGCAGCTGGCCGACGCGCTCGGCTATCGTCGCCTGCGCCTGCAGCGCACCTTTATCGCTGAAAACGCGCCGGAGAAGCTGGCAGCGCATATTCTCGCCAGCAGCCGCAGAGTCGACGGGCTGATGGTCTTTGCCCATGAACATCCCGCGATTTACCAGGCGCTGCGCGACTGCAAAGCGCGCGGCGTACCGGTGATTACCCTGGTGTCCGACCTGCCCGACGCCGAGCGGCTACTGCACGTCGGCATCAATCAGCTGCAGGCTGGCCGCACCGCCGGGCTGATGATGGGCAGCATGCTGGCACGCGCGGGCGAGGTGCTGATGGTCAGCGGCCGCGTCGACTATCGCGCGCATCGCCAGCGCATCGAGGGATTCCGCGACGTGCTGCAGCAGCGCTTTCCCCATCTGGCGCTGCGCGAGGTGCTGGCCGGTCTGGAGGATCGCTCGCGCATCAGCAAGCTGCTGGAGAAGGCGCTGGTGGCATCCCCGTCGATAGTCGGCGTTTACAATACCGGCTCTGGCAACAGCGCGATTTCGCAGGCGCTGGCGCGCCATCGCCGCGAACGCGACGTGGTTTACATCACCCACGAGCTTTACGCCACCACGCGCCAGCTGCTGCAGCAGCGCATTCTCACCTTAACGCTCGATCAGAATACCCAGCGCCACGCCCAGCTGGCGCTGAACCTGCTTTTGCAAAAGCTGGAAAAAGGCGGTGATTTTTCCACTTATGCGGATGGCCGCGTCGACTTTATGCTCTATACCCAGGAGAACGTCGACTAGCGAACGCCAGCAGGGTTAAACCGCAATTATTCGCCCTGCTACACTCAGAGACGTCTGACACCTTCTCATCAACAAGGCGAACCCACACTATGTCGGAAAACAGTTATCAGCCCGCAACAGTCTGGAAATGGGATCCGGAAGCCAAAGGCAACGGCGCAAAAACCAACCGCCCCATCGCAGGCGCAACCCATGAAAAAGCGCTGCCGGTCGGCAAGCATCCGCTGCAGCTCTATTCGCTCGGCACGCCCAACGGCCAGAAAGTGACGATTCTGCTGGAGGAGCTGCTGGCGGTCGGCGTCAAAGAGGCGGAGTATGACGCCTGGCTGATCCGCATCGGCGACGGCGATCAGTTCGGCAGCGGCTTTGTTGATATCAACCCCAACGCCAAGATTCCGGCGCTCAGCGACCATTCGGTGAACCCGCCGCAGCGCGTGTTTGAGTCCGGCAATATTCTGCTCTACCTGGCGGACAAATTCGGCCATTTCCTGCCGGACGATCTGGCGGGCCGTACCGAAGCGCTGAACTGGCTTTTCTGGCTACAGGGCGCCGCGCCCTTCGTCGGCGGCGGTTTCGGCCACTTCTACCACTACGCGCCGGAGAAAATCGAATACGCCATTAACCGCTATACGCTGGAGACCAAGCGCCTGCTCGACGTGCTCGATCGCCGTCTGGCGGAGAGCCGCTTCCTTGGCGGCGACGCCTATACCATCGCCGATATCGCCACCTGGCCCTGGTTCGGCGGCCTGGTGCTGAACAACCAGTATGGCGCAACCGAATTCCTCGACGCCAAATCCTACAAGAACGTGGTGCGCTGGGCGCAGGAGATCGCCGAGCGTCCGGCGGTTATCCGCGGACGCAAAGTGAATCGCGTGATGGGCGATCCGGCCGATCAGCTGCACGAGCGCCACGACGCATCCGATTTTGATACCAACACCGAAGATAAACGCCAGGCGTAAAGGAGCCGACAATGAGCGCATATGTAATCTTTATTCGCGACAAAATTACCAACCCTGAAGAGTTCGCTATTTACGGCGAGAAAGCGGGGAAAGCGCGCGGCGATCACCCTATTACGCCGCTGGCGTTTTATGGACAGCTGGAGACGCTGGAAGGGCCGGAAGCGGACGGCGTGGTCGTTCTGGAGTTTCCAACGGTTGAGGCAGCGCACGGCTGGTATGACAGCCCGGAGTATCAGGAAGCTAAACAGCACCGCCTGAAAGGTGCAGAGTACCGTGTCGTGCTGGTGCAGGGCGTCGATCAGTAATCGCGTTCCGCTAATCTGCATTCATAAGCCGTAGCCTCAGGGCGCGGCTTTTTTATTTCTTCCCGATAAGCTGATTGCAATAAATTAGCTACCAACAGCAAGAGAAAAAAGTAACAGACCGGCTCGACAACTCAAGCGATATAAACACAGCCTCTTCTGAAAAATTAAAACCCCGCAGCCTTCTGCTGCGGAGTTTTTCCAGACTCGTGACGCTCCAGGCAGACATTAGCGTCCTTTAAATAAT encodes the following:
- a CDS encoding sugar phosphate isomerase/epimerase family protein, translated to MKIAFDVDVIRDMGITRMVHQVAEWGYNYIEQSPHPQINPFYKHPKASREIMREYKNALNATGVEISSFIVVYRWSGPDELRRQAAVKNWKRMIEIAVEMGVQVINTELSGNPNEPEICEEMFYRSMEELLPLFERENIRVEIQSHPWDFCENSNETADMVKSFRSDNVKYVYSVPHTFFYDNGKGDVRPMLEYAGEDLSHVLIADTMNHTKHCRYIVNPPGVDATIHQHVGVGEGEVDFDTLFQTLREMDFANRTYKVGGESIIASALFGYPEKMKTQAVETRELIERELLSR
- a CDS encoding Gfo/Idh/MocA family oxidoreductase, with amino-acid sequence MSPVTQRVALIGSGFIGQVHAANLAAHPGAHLALVCDLDAARAEALAQRYGTRAGRVSEALNRNDIDAVLIASSTPTHADFLAQAAGAGKAVYCEKPIDLSLAKARAVVESLAPLKVPVTVGFNRRFDRSHQQLKQQLQQGAIGAPELIQMVCRASEMPSLDYLRASGGQMRDQAIHFFDLLRFLTGDEVDTVGALGAALAQPALRDFGDVDTSVLIMRLERGALAQLDNTRRTGYGYDERISVVGSQGMLASEPQAMRGATLYQQSGITQPGLFPDWFSRVRDTYYAQLDAFLRHLGGETVADLPGLMDGLQAQAIAEAACESLTSGRFVKVERLA
- a CDS encoding LacI family DNA-binding transcriptional regulator, with translation MKRMTLTNLARAAGVGVATVDRVLNDRGGVSPAMTKKVLEAARAAGLNRILPEEHRQPWQIEVILSGTDAFFFRQLAQDFQQLADALGYRRLRLQRTFIAENAPEKLAAHILASSRRVDGLMVFAHEHPAIYQALRDCKARGVPVITLVSDLPDAERLLHVGINQLQAGRTAGLMMGSMLARAGEVLMVSGRVDYRAHRQRIEGFRDVLQQRFPHLALREVLAGLEDRSRISKLLEKALVASPSIVGVYNTGSGNSAISQALARHRRERDVVYITHELYATTRQLLQQRILTLTLDQNTQRHAQLALNLLLQKLEKGGDFSTYADGRVDFMLYTQENVD
- the yghU gene encoding glutathione-dependent disulfide-bond oxidoreductase produces the protein MSENSYQPATVWKWDPEAKGNGAKTNRPIAGATHEKALPVGKHPLQLYSLGTPNGQKVTILLEELLAVGVKEAEYDAWLIRIGDGDQFGSGFVDINPNAKIPALSDHSVNPPQRVFESGNILLYLADKFGHFLPDDLAGRTEALNWLFWLQGAAPFVGGGFGHFYHYAPEKIEYAINRYTLETKRLLDVLDRRLAESRFLGGDAYTIADIATWPWFGGLVLNNQYGATEFLDAKSYKNVVRWAQEIAERPAVIRGRKVNRVMGDPADQLHERHDASDFDTNTEDKRQA
- a CDS encoding DUF1330 domain-containing protein, coding for MSAYVIFIRDKITNPEEFAIYGEKAGKARGDHPITPLAFYGQLETLEGPEADGVVVLEFPTVEAAHGWYDSPEYQEAKQHRLKGAEYRVVLVQGVDQ